One window of Candidatus Regiella endosymbiont of Tuberolachnus salignus genomic DNA carries:
- a CDS encoding phage major tail tube protein encodes MALPRKLKYFNLFNDGDNYQGVVESITLPKLVRQLEAYRGGGMNGSAKIDLGLEEGAIDMEWTLGGVEAQVYRQWGCAKIDGVQLRFSGSLQRDDTGDITQIEVVTRGRHQEIDSGDYKQGDNSQTKIASKNTYYKLTLNHKVIIEIDTLNMIEIVEGVDVLKEHRRAIGL; translated from the coding sequence ATGGCATTACCACGCAAACTTAAATATTTTAACCTGTTTAACGACGGCGATAATTACCAAGGTGTCGTCGAATCCATTACCTTACCCAAACTGGTACGCCAACTGGAAGCCTATCGCGGGGGCGGCATGAACGGCAGCGCCAAAATTGATCTCGGTCTGGAAGAAGGCGCGATAGACATGGAATGGACGCTGGGCGGTGTCGAAGCCCAAGTGTATCGACAATGGGGCTGTGCCAAAATTGACGGCGTGCAACTGCGCTTCTCAGGCTCTCTGCAACGCGATGATACCGGGGACATCACTCAGATTGAAGTGGTGACACGCGGGCGTCATCAGGAAATTGACAGTGGCGATTACAAACAGGGCGACAACTCCCAAACCAAAATTGCATCCAAAAATACTTATTACAAATTAACCCTTAATCACAAGGTAATCATCGAAATTGACACCCTCAATATGATTGAAATCGTGGAGGGCGTCGACGTGCTCAAAGAACATCGACGTGCCATTGGATTATGA
- a CDS encoding IS630 transposase-related protein: MTYPLKFRQHVLAIKTQEKLTYAQTATRFCVGTASLMRWAKRIEPCLTRDKPATKINQAALILDVETYPDASQYERAQRMGVSARGICDALKRAGFSYKKNILSSQNRRPSAKRFPKQAPGL, encoded by the coding sequence ATGACCTATCCATTAAAATTTCGCCAACATGTCTTGGCTATTAAAACGCAAGAAAAGCTCACTTATGCCCAAACAGCGACACGTTTTTGTGTGGGGACAGCGAGCCTGATGCGCTGGGCTAAACGCATAGAACCTTGCCTGACTCGAGATAAACCCGCTACCAAAATAAACCAAGCGGCGTTAATCCTTGACGTAGAAACCTATCCTGACGCGTCTCAATACGAACGCGCTCAACGTATGGGGGTTAGTGCTCGAGGTATCTGCGATGCGTTAAAACGTGCCGGGTTTAGCTATAAAAAAAACATTTTATCATCCCAAAATCGACGTCCAAGCGCGAAAAGATTTCCAAAACAAGCTCCAGGCCTATGA
- a CDS encoding IS630 family transposase has translation MPGLAIKKTFYHPKIDVQARKDFQNKLQAYEACDTPIVYVDESGFAHDMPRLYGDSMKGKRCYGQHDWHAKARTNVIGAQLNGKLTPVCTFDCHINSDIFHAWVMQDLLPKSPQGAVIVMDNVSFHKRQDTQAAIQKAGFILEYLPTYSPDMNPIEHKWAQAKALRRKRQCDIHTLFSAPLF, from the coding sequence GTGCCGGGTTTAGCTATAAAAAAAACATTTTATCATCCCAAAATCGACGTCCAAGCGCGAAAAGATTTCCAAAACAAGCTCCAGGCCTATGAAGCCTGTGATACCCCGATAGTTTACGTGGATGAAAGCGGTTTTGCCCATGATATGCCACGTCTTTATGGTGATTCAATGAAAGGTAAGCGCTGTTACGGCCAACACGATTGGCATGCCAAAGCACGTACTAACGTTATTGGTGCCCAGCTTAACGGAAAATTAACCCCCGTTTGTACCTTCGATTGCCATATCAACAGCGATATTTTTCATGCCTGGGTCATGCAAGACTTACTACCAAAATCTCCCCAAGGGGCTGTCATCGTAATGGATAATGTCAGCTTCCATAAACGTCAAGACACCCAGGCTGCTATACAGAAAGCCGGCTTTATTCTCGAATATCTTCCTACTTATTCTCCTGATATGAACCCCATTGAGCATAAATGGGCTCAAGCAAAAGCCCTTCGCAGAAAGCGCCAATGTGATATCCATACCTTGTTTTCTGCACCTTTATTTTAA
- a CDS encoding IS5 family transposase: protein MKTKSTRRGDFLAQMNRIVPWEKILSKLSINYPKPTAKGGRPAKPLEVMLRIYFLQNGFNYADLSMEEALYDIPLLRQFTGVSVDAIPSDPTILHFRHWLEKHHLSESLFEEVNAHLASCGLFIKRGSIVDATIIHAPSSTKNRQNGRDPEMKATRKGNQCYFGMKAHIGVDAQTGLVHSLVGTSANVAEVTQVHHLLHGQEEVVHGDAGYKGVMRRSEHQHRAVIWHIPRRRVLALPGQEQQVWEKHRHRQSLIAKIRAKVEHPFRVLKCQFNFRKVRYKGLAKNTAQLFSLFALTNLFLARKILLCNP, encoded by the coding sequence ATGAAAACGAAATCGACGAGACGAGGCGACTTTTTAGCGCAGATGAATAGGATAGTTCCCTGGGAAAAAATTCTGTCTAAACTCAGTATCAATTATCCTAAGCCAACAGCCAAAGGGGGAAGACCGGCAAAACCTTTAGAGGTGATGCTGCGGATTTATTTTTTACAAAATGGGTTTAATTACGCTGATTTATCGATGGAAGAAGCGTTATATGACATCCCCTTACTACGTCAATTTACCGGTGTCTCCGTCGATGCGATTCCCTCCGATCCCACCATTCTGCATTTTCGACACTGGCTGGAAAAACATCATTTAAGCGAATCATTGTTTGAAGAGGTCAATGCGCATTTAGCTTCGTGTGGGCTGTTTATCAAACGGGGTAGTATTGTTGATGCTACGATCATTCATGCACCCAGTTCAACTAAAAACCGGCAAAATGGCCGCGATCCTGAAATGAAAGCCACCCGTAAAGGCAATCAGTGTTACTTTGGTATGAAAGCGCATATTGGTGTGGATGCACAGACGGGTCTGGTGCATTCCCTGGTAGGAACCTCGGCGAATGTAGCCGAGGTAACGCAAGTTCATCACCTTCTTCACGGCCAAGAAGAGGTTGTCCATGGTGATGCCGGTTATAAAGGCGTGATGCGACGCAGTGAACATCAACATCGTGCGGTCATCTGGCACATCCCCCGACGGAGGGTATTGGCCTTGCCCGGGCAGGAGCAGCAGGTATGGGAGAAACATCGGCATCGGCAAAGTCTTATTGCGAAAATCCGGGCTAAGGTTGAACATCCCTTTCGGGTGTTAAAATGTCAGTTCAACTTTAGAAAAGTGCGCTACAAGGGCTTGGCAAAAAATACCGCGCAGTTATTCAGCTTATTTGCTTTGACCAATCTCTTTCTCGCTAGAAAAATCCTGCTCTGTAACCCCTGA
- a CDS encoding IS5 family transposase: MNRIVPWEKILAKLSRHYPKASSKGGRPAKPLEVMLRIYFLQNGFNYADLSMEEALYDIPLLRQFAGVCVDAIPSDPTILHFRHWLEKHHLSEALFEEVNTHLASLQLFIKRGSIVDATIIDAPSSTQNRQNTREPDMKATRKGNQCYFGMKAHIGVDAQTGLVHSLVGTSANVADVTQVHHLLHGQEEVVHGDAG, from the coding sequence ATGAATAGGATAGTTCCCTGGGAAAAGATTCTGGCCAAACTCAGTCGTCATTATCCGAAGGCAAGCTCTAAAGGCGGCAGACCGGCGAAACCGTTAGAAGTGATGCTGCGGATTTATTTTTTACAGAATGGGTTTAATTATGCTGATTTATCGATGGAAGAAGCGTTATACGACATCCCCTTATTACGTCAATTTGCGGGGGTATGTGTCGATGCCATTCCCTCCGATCCCACTATCCTGCATTTTCGTCATTGGCTGGAAAAACATCATTTAAGCGAAGCGCTGTTTGAAGAAGTTAATACGCATTTAGCTTCGCTTCAGCTATTTATCAAACGGGGTAGCATTGTCGATGCTACGATTATTGATGCACCCAGTTCAACTCAAAACCGGCAAAATACTCGTGAGCCAGACATGAAAGCCACCCGTAAAGGCAATCAGTGCTACTTTGGCATGAAAGCGCATATTGGCGTGGATGCACAGACGGGGCTGGTGCATTCCCTGGTGGGAACCTCGGCGAATGTAGCCGATGTGACGCAAGTTCATCACCTTCTTCACGGCCAAGAAGAGGTTGTTCATGGTGATGCCGGTTAG
- a CDS encoding type II toxin-antitoxin system VapB family antitoxin, producing MRTTVTIDDTLYEKALDMANPGMDKSDLFREAIKTFVRVQAAKRLAALGGTTPEIKAVPRRREKPVAQ from the coding sequence ATGCGAACTACGGTCACTATTGATGATACCCTCTACGAAAAAGCACTGGATATGGCCAACCCCGGCATGGATAAATCTGATTTATTCCGAGAGGCCATTAAAACATTTGTGCGGGTGCAAGCCGCTAAACGCCTCGCTGCTTTGGGCGGCACTACACCTGAAATAAAAGCTGTTCCTCGGCGTCGCGAAAAGCCCGTGGCACAATGA
- a CDS encoding type II toxin-antitoxin system VapC family toxin: MSVLIDTSVWVDHFKNRNETLVKLLEADLALTHPMVMLELACGTPPAPRTQTLNKIGLLQHVNQATLDEVMDFIQREELYGLGCGLVDMVLLASTLMTPGTSLLTLDKRLENLAKRFKVAY, encoded by the coding sequence ATGAGTGTGCTCATTGATACTTCGGTATGGGTCGATCACTTTAAAAACCGCAACGAAACGCTAGTTAAATTGCTTGAGGCAGATTTGGCACTAACTCACCCCATGGTTATGCTTGAACTAGCCTGTGGAACACCGCCGGCACCACGAACCCAAACGCTTAACAAAATTGGCCTTTTGCAACACGTTAATCAAGCAACCTTGGACGAGGTAATGGATTTCATCCAGCGTGAAGAGCTGTATGGGCTTGGCTGTGGGTTAGTTGATATGGTGCTACTCGCTTCTACGCTAATGACACCCGGAACAAGCTTATTGACCTTAGATAAACGCCTCGAAAATTTAGCAAAGCGTTTCAAGGTAGCCTATTAG
- a CDS encoding BrnA antitoxin family protein: protein MKSHPSLIDEQGEVRELTEKDFAVMQPAKEVLPTSLLKTLRIRGRQKAPTKTKITIRLSPEVIGLHWTVNRVITPIAHF, encoded by the coding sequence ATGAAAAGTCACCCATCCTTGATTGATGAACAAGGTGAGGTGCGTGAACTGACCGAAAAAGATTTCGCTGTCATGCAGCCCGCCAAAGAAGTATTGCCGACTTCTCTTTTGAAAACGCTGCGCATTCGAGGTCGTCAAAAAGCCCCCACCAAAACAAAAATTACTATTCGTCTTTCACCCGAGGTAATAGGGCTCCATTGGACTGTGAACCGCGTTATTACACCTATTGCCCATTTTTAA
- a CDS encoding AraC family transcriptional regulator, with the protein MNDLNSSNFINAVRFVYDHIDQPITLKDLAKSVDISVSSLKRLFIEATAKTPGAFIRRLRMECAFRSLQSQKDSILT; encoded by the coding sequence ATGAATGACTTAAATAGTTCAAATTTTATCAACGCAGTCCGGTTTGTTTATGACCATATTGATCAACCTATCACGCTAAAAGACTTGGCAAAATCCGTTGATATATCTGTATCTTCTTTAAAGCGGCTTTTTATAGAAGCAACGGCTAAAACACCTGGCGCATTTATTCGGCGTCTCAGAATGGAATGTGCTTTTCGCTCTCTTCAAAGTCAGAAAGATTCTATTCTAACCTGA
- a CDS encoding IS110 family transposase, whose product MILTLLPEIGSIENKSLAALVGVAPFNRDSGKFRGKRFIQGGRKTLRKALYMAAVAAVRWNKPLADFYHRLRAKGKCGKVAIVAVMHKLLSMVSSVYKRKSPWVENFA is encoded by the coding sequence ATGATATTAACTTTATTACCTGAAATTGGCTCAATCGAAAACAAGTCATTAGCCGCTTTAGTGGGTGTTGCCCCGTTTAATCGAGACAGCGGAAAATTTAGGGGCAAACGGTTTATTCAGGGGGGGCGCAAAACCTTAAGGAAAGCACTGTACATGGCAGCCGTTGCCGCTGTCCGCTGGAATAAACCCCTGGCTGATTTTTACCATCGGCTTCGCGCCAAGGGAAAATGCGGTAAAGTGGCTATTGTTGCCGTTATGCATAAATTGCTCTCTATGGTGAGTAGCGTCTATAAACGAAAATCACCTTGGGTTGAAAATTTTGCCTAA
- a CDS encoding transposase — translation MKLPPKQNQLSEIAEKVSDLLKRRHQLLDDKMRETSRLDKDYNANIKEFISSHIDFLNQQIEAVQQEINQLTAESEMQEKVNLLTSIPAIGQQTALMILTLLPEIGSIENKSLAALVGVAPFNRDSGKFRGKRFIQGGRKTLRKALYMAAVAAVRWNKPLADFYHRLRAKGKCGKVAIVAVMHKLLSMVSSVYKRKSPWVENFA, via the coding sequence TTGAAATTGCCTCCTAAACAGAATCAATTATCTGAAATTGCTGAAAAAGTAAGCGATTTACTGAAACGACGTCATCAATTACTGGATGACAAAATGCGTGAAACCTCTCGTCTTGATAAAGACTATAACGCTAACATTAAAGAATTTATTTCATCACATATCGATTTTTTAAATCAACAAATTGAAGCGGTTCAGCAAGAGATTAACCAATTAACAGCTGAATCTGAGATGCAAGAAAAGGTGAATCTACTCACCTCAATCCCCGCTATTGGACAGCAAACCGCCCTGATGATATTAACTTTATTACCTGAAATTGGCTCAATCGAAAACAAGTCATTAGCCGCTTTAGTGGGTGTTGCCCCGTTTAATCGAGACAGCGGAAAATTTAGGGGCAAACGGTTTATTCAGGGGGGGCGCAAAACCTTAAGGAAAGCACTGTACATGGCAGCCGTTGCCGCTGTCCGCTGGAATAAACCCCTGGCTGATTTTTACCATCGGCTTCGCGCCAAGGGAAAATGCGGTAAAGTGGCTATTGTTGCCGTTATGCATAAATTGCTCTCTATGGTGAGTAGCGTCTATAAACGAAAATCACCTTGGGTTGAAAATTTTGCCTAA
- the istB gene encoding IS21-like element helper ATPase IstB: MMEMENLLIRLKMDYLGDALESLCEEATKKALNYREFLQQALAQEWNGRHQKGLESRLKQARLPWIKTLEQFDFTFQPSIDRKIIRELAGLRFVEHHENVILLGPPGVGKTHLAIALAVKAATAGHRVLFMPLDRLCCTLMKAKQENRLERQLQQLCYARVLILDEIGYLPMNREEASLFFRLLSRRYEKASIILTSNKSFTDWGDVFGDHILATAILDRLLHHSTTLNIKGESYRLKNKRKAGMLPIKTTDIIQAPGIETQQEN, from the coding sequence CTGATGGAAATGGAAAACTTGTTGATACGGTTAAAAATGGATTACCTGGGCGATGCGTTGGAGAGTTTATGTGAAGAAGCCACCAAGAAAGCACTGAACTACCGTGAATTTCTCCAGCAGGCATTAGCCCAGGAATGGAACGGGCGTCACCAAAAAGGCTTGGAATCGCGGTTAAAACAAGCACGTTTGCCGTGGATAAAAACCTTGGAGCAATTTGACTTTACTTTCCAACCAAGTATAGACAGGAAAATTATCCGCGAGCTGGCGGGGCTGAGGTTTGTCGAACATCATGAAAACGTCATTTTGTTAGGCCCACCTGGGGTAGGGAAAACGCATTTGGCGATAGCGCTGGCTGTCAAGGCAGCTACAGCTGGGCATCGGGTATTGTTTATGCCTCTGGATAGACTCTGCTGTACCTTAATGAAGGCAAAGCAAGAAAACCGTCTGGAACGCCAACTTCAGCAACTGTGCTATGCCAGGGTATTAATACTGGATGAAATCGGGTATTTACCGATGAATCGCGAAGAAGCTAGCCTATTTTTCAGGTTATTGAGCCGTCGTTATGAAAAGGCGAGCATCATTCTCACATCAAATAAAAGTTTTACTGATTGGGGGGACGTATTCGGTGATCACATTTTAGCAACTGCGATTTTAGACAGGCTTTTACATCATTCAACCACATTGAATATTAAAGGAGAAAGCTACCGACTCAAAAATAAACGCAAAGCAGGCATGTTGCCTATAAAAACGACTGATATTATCCAGGCGCCTGGAATAGAAACCCAACAGGAAAATTAG
- the istA gene encoding IS21 family transposase: protein MLRREDHYMIKQRHQQGAFIVDIAHQIGCSEKTVRRHISYPAPPTAKCGKKQVAKLEPFKDYIDSRLSEQVWNAAVIFEEIREKGYRGGSAMLRRYIHPKRPLRASKNTVRFETLPGYQLQHDWGEIIVEVAGSACTVNFAVNTLGFSRRFHVFAAPKQDAEHTYESLVRSFNYFGGSVKNVLVDNQKAAVIKHGQNGHIEFNAGFLQLANHYGFSPRACKPYRPQTKGKTERMVGYVKHNFFTRYRQFESFAHVNQLLAMWLAKVADQRHLRQFKQTPENRFAEEKIALMPLPATDFDTSYFDLRQVAWDSYIDVRGNRYSVPSFWCGRAVNIRIGLDNTLRIYGDEQLLATHLLQEVTQGWQKVPEHHQALWQQVNRVASRSLSVYEELL from the coding sequence ATGCTAAGAAGAGAGGACCACTACATGATAAAACAACGCCATCAACAGGGGGCATTTATTGTTGATATTGCCCATCAGATAGGGTGTTCAGAAAAGACGGTGAGACGGCACATTAGCTATCCTGCGCCGCCAACAGCAAAATGCGGTAAAAAACAGGTTGCTAAACTCGAGCCCTTTAAAGACTACATCGATTCAAGGTTGAGTGAACAGGTTTGGAATGCGGCGGTTATTTTTGAGGAAATCCGTGAAAAAGGCTACCGCGGCGGGAGTGCGATGCTCCGACGTTATATTCATCCGAAGCGTCCACTCAGGGCCTCGAAAAACACGGTACGCTTTGAAACCCTCCCCGGTTATCAACTTCAACACGATTGGGGAGAAATCATCGTTGAGGTGGCAGGCTCTGCCTGTACGGTTAATTTTGCCGTTAATACGCTCGGTTTTTCGCGTCGCTTTCATGTCTTTGCTGCCCCTAAGCAAGATGCTGAGCACACGTATGAATCGCTGGTTCGCAGCTTCAATTACTTCGGTGGCAGCGTAAAAAATGTCTTGGTAGATAACCAAAAAGCCGCTGTTATCAAACATGGACAAAATGGCCACATCGAGTTCAATGCGGGCTTCCTGCAACTGGCTAATCACTATGGGTTTAGCCCTCGCGCCTGTAAGCCTTATCGACCGCAAACGAAAGGCAAAACCGAACGGATGGTGGGCTATGTTAAACACAATTTTTTCACTCGCTACCGTCAGTTTGAGAGTTTCGCTCATGTTAATCAACTGCTAGCGATGTGGCTGGCGAAAGTGGCAGACCAGCGTCATCTTCGTCAATTCAAGCAGACACCGGAAAATCGTTTTGCTGAGGAAAAAATAGCCTTGATGCCACTCCCTGCGACTGATTTCGATACCAGCTACTTCGACCTACGACAAGTGGCATGGGACAGCTATATCGATGTCAGAGGTAATCGCTATAGCGTGCCTTCATTCTGGTGTGGTCGTGCGGTTAATATTCGTATCGGTTTAGATAATACGCTACGTATTTACGGCGATGAGCAACTGCTCGCGACGCATCTCTTGCAGGAGGTAACGCAGGGCTGGCAAAAGGTGCCAGAACATCATCAAGCCCTTTGGCAACAGGTCAATCGAGTAGCGTCTCGTTCGCTCAGTGTGTATGAGGAGCTACTCTGA
- a CDS encoding ATP-binding protein encodes MNLQLSRIGELTSALQLPGIDANACDLAQQAAQQEWDYLTFLEQILQCEKRSRHQRKQHIFTRMAGFPGLKTLEKFDFTFAVSANDKRP; translated from the coding sequence ATGAACCTGCAATTATCCCGTATTGGCGAACTTACCTCAGCGCTGCAACTGCCGGGGATTGATGCAAATGCCTGCGATTTAGCCCAGCAGGCGGCGCAACAAGAGTGGGATTATCTGACCTTCCTGGAGCAGATTCTGCAGTGTGAGAAACGTTCACGTCATCAGCGGAAGCAGCATATATTCACCCGAATGGCTGGATTCCCTGGCCTAAAAACGCTGGAAAAATTTGATTTTACCTTCGCTGTCAGCGCTAATGATAAAAGACCGTAA
- the istA gene encoding IS21 family transposase produces the protein MISKEELMKIQILHKQGLSQRAIAKELGISRNTVKRYLHSKMNEPVYKSRAQSSSLLAPFKLFLHSRIAQAKPAPLSGVVLFRELKELGYTGSLSLLRQYLYLYRGKPTPEPIVRFETEAGKQMQVDWGQMRGGKSPLHVFIAVLGYSRAMMVIFTDNMRYDTLEHCHRLTLDYFQSVPREVWYDNMKTVVVERDAYGEGKHKLNQAFYPFAKSMGFIPKLCHTYRPQTKGKVERMVRYVRDNFFRPLNTKLLALGLTLDTDTANEHVTLWLETVAHQRIHDTTKEKPALRLIDERKALQALPPEIVPISSSLASERSLPSVNELSQQPLHHALSVYDQLMEAI, from the coding sequence TTGATTTCAAAAGAAGAACTCATGAAAATTCAGATTTTGCATAAACAAGGGCTGTCGCAAAGAGCTATCGCCAAAGAATTGGGCATCTCGCGTAATACCGTCAAGCGGTACTTACACAGCAAGATGAATGAGCCGGTTTATAAATCGCGCGCTCAGTCGTCTTCATTGCTTGCTCCATTTAAGTTGTTTCTGCACTCACGTATTGCACAAGCGAAACCGGCGCCTCTCTCCGGTGTCGTGTTATTCAGAGAACTCAAAGAGTTAGGCTATACAGGTAGCCTGTCGTTGTTACGTCAGTATTTGTATCTGTACCGTGGCAAACCTACGCCAGAGCCCATCGTGCGTTTTGAAACCGAAGCCGGCAAGCAAATGCAAGTCGACTGGGGTCAAATGCGGGGGGGTAAATCTCCCCTTCATGTCTTTATCGCTGTCTTGGGGTATAGCCGGGCGATGATGGTGATATTCACTGATAACATGCGATACGACACACTTGAGCACTGTCATCGACTCACCTTGGATTACTTCCAGAGCGTGCCACGCGAAGTCTGGTACGACAATATGAAAACGGTGGTGGTGGAGCGTGATGCTTATGGTGAAGGCAAACATAAGCTTAATCAGGCGTTTTACCCGTTTGCCAAAAGTATGGGGTTTATCCCGAAGCTTTGCCATACCTATCGACCACAAACCAAAGGCAAGGTTGAACGAATGGTACGCTATGTCAGGGATAATTTCTTTCGTCCGCTCAATACCAAGTTATTGGCGTTGGGCCTGACGCTCGATACTGACACTGCCAATGAGCACGTCACGCTATGGCTGGAAACGGTGGCACACCAACGGATCCATGACACCACTAAAGAAAAACCTGCACTGCGGCTTATCGATGAACGTAAAGCACTACAGGCATTACCTCCCGAAATAGTACCGATAAGCTCTTCTCTGGCCAGCGAGCGCTCATTACCTTCGGTCAATGAGTTGAGTCAGCAACCACTGCATCATGCTCTTAGCGTGTATGACCAACTGATGGAGGCGATATGA
- a CDS encoding tyrosine-type recombinase/integrase gives MPKDILTVKEVESILSLPAIDNAEGMRDRAILEVLYSTGLRRAELAGLTLSSIDSEQGTVMVREGKGRKDRVVPIGERALMWLEKYQHQGRPDLLCGGESAVLFLLADGRPISPDWLTKRVGALVREANIGKRGSCHLFRHTMATLMLENGADTRWIQVMLGHEKLETTQIYTRVSIGALKVVYRATHPAKLARNADSAESECQSIVAENREKLAR, from the coding sequence TTGCCAAAGGACATTCTGACAGTAAAAGAAGTGGAGTCTATTCTGAGTCTGCCCGCTATCGACAATGCTGAGGGGATGCGAGACCGTGCCATACTGGAAGTGCTGTACAGTACGGGGCTACGGCGTGCTGAGCTGGCGGGGTTGACCTTATCGTCAATTGACAGCGAACAGGGTACGGTGATGGTGCGTGAGGGAAAAGGGCGCAAAGACCGGGTGGTTCCGATAGGTGAGCGAGCGCTGATGTGGTTGGAGAAGTACCAACATCAGGGGCGGCCTGATTTGCTGTGTGGAGGAGAAAGCGCGGTGCTGTTTCTGCTGGCCGATGGTCGTCCGATCAGTCCTGATTGGCTGACAAAGCGTGTGGGAGCGCTGGTCAGGGAGGCAAACATCGGGAAGCGTGGTAGCTGTCATCTGTTCCGGCACACGATGGCGACATTGATGCTGGAGAACGGCGCAGATACACGCTGGATACAGGTGATGTTGGGGCATGAAAAACTGGAGACGACACAAATCTATACACGGGTCAGTATAGGGGCGTTGAAAGTGGTTTACCGTGCTACTCATCCTGCGAAACTGGCCAGAAACGCGGATAGTGCCGAATCAGAATGCCAATCCATCGTTGCGGAGAATCGGGAAAAGTTAGCGCGATAA